A genomic window from Triticum urartu cultivar G1812 chromosome 7, Tu2.1, whole genome shotgun sequence includes:
- the LOC125518956 gene encoding flavonoid 3'-monooxygenase CYP75B137-like has protein sequence MSTTSVPRIFLPRAGSSPPGRDKRDAPVRFRSRPHAAISTNAYWRKPSGKHRLAHKSSQDPPRTIAVCFSLSRSLATTTAACAAMDAATSTTLLYGALLAAAFLYVATLRRGRGRGEGGLPPGPRGLPLLGSLLSLDPDLHTYFAGLADKYGPIFSIRLGSKLGIVITSPALAREVLRDNDLVFSNRDIPDAARSISYGGGQNIVWNPVGPTWRLLRRVCVREMLSPAGLQNVHGLRRREFRATLAHLHSMASAGKPVDVGAQMFLTTMNVITGTLWGGNIGTESERTAVGKEFRELVAEITEMLGAPNVSDFFPALAPFDLQGIRKKSDALKERFDEIFGRIIEKRVEADQAGADTAEDFLEYMLKMEKEGGDGKAAFTMTNVKALLMDMVVGGTETTSNTVEWAMAEMLQNRRILRKVQEELDAVVGIDGVVEESDLPQLHYLQLVVKETLRLHPALPLMVPHCPSEDTTVGGHRVPAGSRVFVNAWAIMRDPAAWKDPAKFIPERFASQASDGDGGRKVDFTGSELDYVPFGSGRRICAGIAMAERMTAYSVAMLLQAFDWELPEGAALDLTEKFGIVMKKATPLVAVPTPRLSRPELYSA, from the exons ATGTCAACGACGAGTGTCCCTCGCATTTTCCTTCCACGAGCCGGCAGCTCGCCGCCGGGACGAGACAAACGCGACGCCCCCGTTCGTTTCCGCTCCCGTCCACACGCGGCCATATCAACCAACGCCTATTGGAGGAAGCCAAGTGGAAAACACCGCCTTGCCCATAAATCCAGCCAGGATCCGCCACGCACCATCGCTGTCTGTTTCTCCTTGTCTCGGTCCCTAGCTACCACCACCGCAGCGTGCGCAGCCATGGACGCGGCAACCTCGACGACGCTGCTCTACGGGGCGCTGCTCGCGGCTGCTTTCCTCTACGTCGCCACCCTCCGGCGTGGCCGCGGCAGGGGCGAAGGCGGCCTGCCGCCGGGCCCAAGGGGCCTGCCGCTCTTGGGCAGCCTACTGTCCCTCGACCCGGACCTGCACACCTACTTCGCCGGCCTCGCCGACAAGTACGGCCCCATCTTCTCCATCCGACTCGGCTCCAAGCTGGGTATTGTCATCACCTCCCCGGCGCTGGCCCGCGAGGTGCTGCGCGACAACGACCTCGTCTTCTCCAACCGGGACATCCCGGACGCCGCGCGCTCCATCTCCTACGGCGGCGGCCAGAACATCGTCTGGAACCCCGTCGGTCCCACCTGGCGTCTGCTCCGCCGCGTCTGCGTCCGCGAGATGCTCAGCCCTGCTGGCCTGCAGAATGTGCACGGCCTCCGCCGCCGCGAGTTCAGGGCCACGCTCGCGCACCTGCACTCCATGGCCAGCGCCGGCAAGCCGGTTGACGTCGGCGCCCAGATGTTCCTCACCACCATGAATGTCATCACCGGCACGCTGTGGGGAGGCAACATAGGGACCGAGAGCGAGCGGACGGCGGTGGGCAAGGagttccgggagcttgtcgcggAGATCACCGAGATGCTCGGCGCGCCCAACGTGTCAGACTTCTTCCCGGCGCTGGCGCCGTTCGACCTGCAGGGGATCCGGAAGAAGTCGGACGCGCTCAAGGAGCGGTTCGACGAGATCTTCGGCAGGATCATAGAGAAGAGGGTCGAGGCCGACCAGGCCGGCGCCGACACGGCGGAAGACTTCCTCGAATACATGCTCAAGATGGAGAAGGAAGGTGGCGACGGGAAGGCCGCCTTCACCATGACCAACGTCAAGGCCCTGCTCATG GATATGGTGGTTGGGGGGACAGAGACGACGTCGAACACGGTGGAATGGGCGATGGCGGAGATGCTACAAAACCGGCGGATACTGCGGAAGGTGCAGGAGGAACTCGACGCGGTGGTTGGGATCGATGGCGTGGTGGAGGAATCGGATCTCCCGCAGCTGCACTATCTGCAACTGGTGGTCAAGGAGACGCTCCGGCTGCACCCGGCGCTGCCGCTCATGGTGCCGCACTGCCCCAGCGAAGACACGACCGTCGGCGGCCACCGCGTCCCGGCGGGAAGCCGCGTGTTCGTCAACGCGTGGGCGATCATGAGGGACCCCGCTGCGTGGAAGGATCCGGCGAAGTTCATCCCGGAGAGGTTCGCCTCTCAGGCgagcgacggcgacggcgggcggaAGGTGGACTTCACCGGCAGCGAGCTGGACTACGTGCCGTTCGGGTCGGGGAGGAGGATCTGCGCGGGCATCGCCATGGCCGAGAGGATGACGGCATACTCTGTGGCCATGCTGCTGCAGGCCTTCGACTGGGAGCTGCCGGAGGGGGCGGCGCTGGACCTGACAGAGAAGTTCGGCATCGTCATGAAGAAGGCCACGCCGCTGGTCGCCGTTCCGACGCCGAGGCTTTCCAGACCCGAGCTCTATTCCGCATAG